One part of the Lycium ferocissimum isolate CSIRO_LF1 chromosome 8, AGI_CSIRO_Lferr_CH_V1, whole genome shotgun sequence genome encodes these proteins:
- the LOC132066852 gene encoding phosphoenolpyruvate carboxylase kinase 1-like: MSETLKNDFQMYEQIGHGKFGTIYRCFSKQTNQFFACKTIQKNLLIDSTDRECLDKEPKILQLVSGNSNILEIYKVYEDDNYVHIVTELCSNGDLYERVSSGPLDEKCAALILTRLVLAIEHCHKLGVAHRDIKPDNILFDSQDNLKLADFGSADWFMGADGKMMNGVVGTPYYVAPEVLLGREYNEKVDIWSAGVILYIMLSGVPPFYGDTPTETFEAVLRGNLRFPARIFRSVSSEAKDLLRKMICKDVSRRFSAEQVLRHPWVINAGETNHING; encoded by the exons atgtcCGAGACCTTAAAAAATGACTTCCAAATGTACGAACAAATTGGGCATGGAAAATTCGGTACAATATACCGTTGTTTCTCCAAACAAACTAACCAATTTTTTGCATGCAAAACAATTCAAAAAAACCTTCTTATTGATTCCACTGACCGTGAATGTCTCGATAAAGAACCCAAAATTCTACAACTTGTCAGTGGAAATTCAAATATTCTTGAAATATATAAGGTTTATGAAGATGATAATTATGTTCATATAGTCACTGAGCTATGTTCTAACGGTGATCTCTATGAGAGAGTTTCTAGTGGGCCGTTGGATGAGAAATGTGCTGCTTTGATTTTGACACGATTGGTTTTAGCTATTGAACATTGTCATAAATTGGGAGTGGCCCATCGTGATATTAAGCCAGATAACATCTTGTTTGACTCCCAG GACAATTTGAAGCTTGCTGATTTTGGATCTGCAGATTGGTTTATGGGGGCCGACGGAAAAATGATGAACGGGGTGGTGGGGACGCCGTACTATGTTGCCCCAGAGGTGTTGTTAGGGAGAGAATACAATGAGAAAGTGGATATATGGAGTGCTGGTGTTATTTTGTACATTATGCTTTCTGGGGTTCCTCCTTTTTATGGTGACACTCCAACTGAGACATTTGAAGCTGTTCTTAGGGGAAATTTGAGATTTCCAGCAAGAATTTTCAGATCAGTTTCAAGTGAAGCAAAGGATTTGCTGAGGAAGATGATATGTAAAGATGTTTCCAGGAGATTTTCAGCAGAGCAAGTCCTGA GGCATCCATGGGTAATTAATGCAGGAGAGACCAACCATATCAATGGCTGA
- the LOC132068142 gene encoding inositol phosphorylceramide glucuronosyltransferase 1-like → MKVIDFRYGVLFLLMFVSCNWVIKSQSSEEAYVTLLYGDEFLLGVRVLGKSIRESGSTKDMVVLVSDGVSQYANDLLRADGWIVEKISLLSNPNQVRPTRFWGVYTKLKVFNMTKYKKVVYLDADTIVVKSIEDLFKCGKFCANLKHSEKLNSGVMVIEPSDKVFKDLMSKVTTLPSYTGGDQGFLNSYYVGFANARVYEPNQPPEVLNSRKVPEMERLSTLYNADVGLYMLANKWMVDEKELRVIHYTLGPLKPWDWWTSWLLKPVDVWQNVRVRLQESLPGTGGGKNPRDELVVKFLFLLPLLLIVFCYYQSCLQTRSLFDHIRQLYYKIRAGGVLAYSSVPSSTIISDQQPKVPAFLGGISVCVCFAAVLVSLGLSLVIIPRQVMPWTGLLLMYEWTFTLFFLQFGSYLHLVYQWGKAVANRAGQFRADPSSLDHESRKGHQRQQSCCNVAACYYGLGMAFLAILAPALPSIFGITALFLRLGLMVVGGLVLVSFMTYAAEHLSIRSFMRGFEEKDTHRNRSICFLC, encoded by the exons ATGAAAGTAATTGATTTTAGATATGGGGTTCTATTTTTATTGATGTTTGTATCATGTAATTGGGTAATCAAATCTCAATCAAGTGAAGAAGCATATGTGACTCTTTTATATGGAGATGAGTTCTTGTTGGGTGTTAGAGTTCTTGGAAAATCAATTAGGGAAAGTGGTTCCACTAAAGATATGGTTGTTTTGGTCTCTGATGGAGTTTCTCAATATGCCAATGACCTCCTAAGA GCTGATGGTTGGATTGTGGAAAAGATTAGTTTACTGTCAAATCCAAATCAAGTGAGGCCGACGAGGTTTTGGGGTGTTTACACAAAGCTAAAAGTATTTAACATGACCAAGTACAAGAAAG TGGTATATCTTGATGCTGATACAATTGTAGTAAAGAGCATTGAAGATCTATTTAAATGCGGGAAGTTTTGTGCAAATTTGAAACATTCCGAGAAACTAAATTCTGGAGTAATGGTCATTGAACCATCAGACAAGGTTTTTAAGGATTTGATGAGCAAGGTGACCACTTTGCCTTCTTATACTGGAG GTGATCAAGGTTTTCTGAACTCCTACTATGTTGGGTTTGCTAATGCGCGTGTTTATGAACCAAACCAGCCTCCAGAGGTCCTAAATTCTAGAAAGGTCCCTGAAATGGAGAGACTTTCTACTCTTTACAATGCAGATGTTGGCCTTTACATGCTTGCTAACAAG TGGATGGTAGATGAGAAAGAACTCCGAGTTATTCATTACACACTTGGACCACTTAAACCGTGGGATTGGTGGACATCTTGGCTTTTAAAACCTGTTGACGTATGGCAG AATGTTAGGGTACGTCTTCAAGAATCTCTACCTGGAACTGGAGGGGGCAAAAATCCTAGAGATGAACTTGTTGTCAAATTTCTGTTTTTGCTTCCGTTACTTCTGATAGTCTTTTGTTACTATCAGTCATGTTTACAG ACACGATCATTATTTGACCACATTAGACAGCTATACTACAAGATCAGAGCTGGAGGTGTCCTAGCTTATTCTTCCGTTCCTTCATCCACCATTATTTCAGATCAGCAG CCAAAGGTGCCTGCTTTTCTGGGTGGGATATCTGTATGTGTCTGTTTTGCTGCTGTTCTGGTGTCCCTCGGGCTTTCACTTGTAATTATCCCCCGCCAAGTAATGCCATGGACTGGTCTCCTCCTGATGTACGAGTGGACGTttacacttttctttcttcagtTTGGAAGTTATTTGCACTTAGTTTATCAATGGGGAAAGGCTGTGGCAAATCGAGCTGGGCAATTTCGGGCTGATCCTTCATCTTTGGACCATGAATCTCGAAAAG GTCATCAGCGGCAGCAATCATGTTGCAATGTTGCTGCGTGCTACTATGGATTAGGGATGGCATTTCTTGCAATTTTAGCCCCTGCATTGCCTAGTATTTTCGGAATCACTGCTTTGTTTTTGAG GTTAGGTTTGATGGTTGTAGGCGGCCTTGTTTTGGTGTCGTTCATGACATATGCTGCGGAGCATCTATCGATTAGATCGTTTATGAGAGGCTTTGAAGAAAAAGATACACACAGGAATAGGAGTATATGTTTCTTGTGCTGA
- the LOC132068143 gene encoding transcription factor MYB15-like has product MVRAPCCEKMGLKKGPWTPEEDQILISFIKKYGHENWRALPKQAGLLRCGKSCRLRWINYLRPDIKRGNFSEEEEETIIKLHQLLGNRWSAIASRLPGRTDNEIKNFWHTHLKKKLELIQQNDLPSTTTTKRSHEMMPKCSALKIEHHLSSNYYQDSQNIVAHHPTYCHDEDLQENNSSSHDTQSNKEESMQYSTNGHGDMTSFSNDMVFWYNIFMNSGNNV; this is encoded by the exons ATGGTGAGGGCACCTTGTTGTGAGAAAATGGGATTAAAGAAAGGGCCATGGACTCCAGAAGAAGATCAAATTTTGATATCTTTCATTAAAAAATATGGACATGAAAATTGGAGGGCACTTCCTAAACAAGCTG GTTTATTAAGGTGTGGAAAAAGTTGCAGACTAAGGTGGATAAATTACTTAAGGCCAGACATCAAACGAGGAAACTTTagtgaggaagaagaagaaaccatCATTAAGCTACATCAACTTCTTGGAAACAG ATGGTCAGCAATTGCATCAAGGCTGCCTGGAAGAACAGATAATGAAATAAAGAATTTCTGGCACACtcacttgaagaaaaagttGGAATTAATACAACAAAATGATCTACCATCTACTACAACTACCAAGAGAAGCCATGAAATGATGCCTAAATGTTCAGCACTAAAAATTGAGCaccatctttcttcaaattATTATCAAGATTCTCAAAATATTGTTGCCCACCATCCAACTTATTGTCATGATGAAGATCTTCAAGAGAATAATTCAAGTTCTCATGACACTCAATCAAACAAGGAGGAGAGCATGCAATATTCTACAAATGGACATGGGGACATGACTAGTTTCAGCAATGATATGGTTTTTTGGTATAACATCTTCATGAATTCAGGAAACAACGTTTGA